One genomic window of Microbacterium sp. BH-3-3-3 includes the following:
- a CDS encoding hemolysin family protein translates to MLAAVLTLLVGVIVTLAIIVACGFFVAQEFAYMSVDRSRMAALAEKGDAQAKRVLAITKRTSFMLSGAQLGITVTGLLIGYVAEPLIGESLGTLLGGVGIDPAVSVLIGTVGALLLATIVTMIFGELYPKNLAIADPEPLARALAVPTRIYLLLFGWLISVFDVAANALLRVLRIEPLEDVDESATARDLEAIIEESRASGDLPDDLSMIIDRILDFPHRDVEHAMIPRSQIDSVTPETTVGEVRALMATGHTRYPVIGDEDSPVGVVELIDVLRENPSEETPVAAVMRAAVVLPTSMLLPVALDRMRQTRNELACVVDEYGNFDGILTIEDLTEEVIGELSDEHDVEVAEAASVGDDAWSVPGDLHLDELERLIGHDLTEGDVETVAGLVIEAHGDLPAVGIVVRVDLPERASETVQGLDIERWLAIEVVEVDRHVPSQLKVDLHEVDRDAEPADDVVAIDGEVAR, encoded by the coding sequence ATGCTGGCTGCGGTCTTGACGCTCCTGGTGGGCGTCATCGTGACGCTGGCGATCATCGTGGCCTGCGGCTTCTTCGTCGCTCAGGAGTTCGCGTACATGTCGGTCGACCGCTCGCGCATGGCGGCGTTGGCCGAGAAGGGCGACGCCCAGGCGAAGCGCGTCCTCGCCATCACCAAGCGCACGTCGTTCATGTTGTCGGGCGCGCAGCTCGGCATCACCGTCACCGGTCTGCTGATCGGGTACGTCGCCGAACCGCTCATCGGTGAATCACTCGGGACGCTGCTCGGCGGGGTCGGGATCGATCCGGCCGTCTCGGTGCTGATCGGCACCGTCGGCGCCCTGTTGCTCGCCACGATCGTCACCATGATCTTCGGTGAGCTGTACCCGAAGAACCTCGCCATCGCCGACCCTGAGCCGCTGGCGCGCGCCCTCGCCGTGCCGACGCGCATCTACCTCCTGCTGTTCGGCTGGTTGATCTCGGTCTTCGACGTCGCCGCCAACGCCCTGCTGCGGGTGCTGCGCATCGAGCCGCTCGAAGACGTCGACGAGAGCGCGACCGCGCGCGACCTCGAGGCCATCATCGAGGAGTCCCGCGCGAGCGGTGACCTGCCCGACGATCTGTCGATGATCATCGACCGCATCCTCGACTTTCCGCACCGCGATGTGGAGCACGCGATGATCCCGCGTTCCCAGATCGATTCGGTCACCCCCGAGACCACCGTGGGCGAGGTGCGCGCCCTGATGGCCACCGGGCACACCCGCTACCCCGTCATCGGTGACGAGGACTCCCCCGTCGGTGTCGTCGAACTCATCGACGTGCTGCGCGAGAACCCGTCGGAAGAGACCCCCGTGGCCGCCGTCATGCGCGCCGCGGTCGTGCTGCCCACCTCGATGCTGCTCCCCGTCGCGTTGGATCGCATGCGCCAGACGCGCAACGAACTGGCGTGCGTCGTCGACGAGTACGGCAACTTCGACGGCATCCTGACCATCGAGGACCTGACCGAAGAAGTCATCGGCGAACTCTCCGACGAACACGACGTCGAGGTCGCCGAGGCCGCCTCGGTCGGCGACGACGCGTGGAGCGTTCCCGGCGACCTGCATCTCGACGAGCTCGAGCGACTCATCGGCCACGACCTCACCGAGGGCGACGTCGAGACGGTCGCCGGTCTCGTCATCGAGGCGCACGGCGACCTTCCGGCCGTCGGCATCGTCGTGCGGGTGGATCTGCCCGAACGTGCGTCCGAGACGGTGCAGGGTCTCGACATCGAGCGCTGGCTCGCGATCGAGGTCGTCGAGGTCGACCGGCACGTGCCCTCGCAGCTGAAGGTCGACCTGCACGAGGTGGACCGGGATGCCGAGCCCGCCGACGACGTCGTCGCGATCGACGGGGAGGTGGCCCGATGA
- a CDS encoding beta-ketoacyl synthase, whose amino-acid sequence MSTSRIVVTGIGATSPIGGTAPESWSALLAGTSGARTLEHEWVEKYNLPVTFAAEALVRPETVLDRPVAKRLDPSAQLAMVAAKEAWEDAGSPDVDPDRLGVDFATGIGGVWTLLDAWDVLREKGPRRVMPMTVPMLMPNAAAGNLSLHFNARAFARTVASACASSTESIVNAVQHIRDGLADVVIAGGSESAIHPITIASFASMQALSKRNDSPETASRPASIDRDGFVMGEGAGVLILETEEHALARGAKIYASIVGGGVTADSYHITANDPEGTGAARAVRLALEMAGASADDVTHINAHATSTPVGDPNEYKALHTVFGDRIDEIPVSATKASTGHLLGGTGALEAIFTVLALKNRVAPPTINLTEQDPDVPFALSGAPVELGSGDQLAISNSFGFGGHNAVVAIASV is encoded by the coding sequence ATGAGCACATCCCGCATCGTCGTCACCGGCATCGGTGCCACCTCGCCCATCGGCGGTACCGCCCCCGAGAGCTGGTCGGCGCTGCTCGCCGGCACCTCCGGCGCGCGCACCCTCGAGCACGAATGGGTCGAGAAGTACAACCTGCCCGTCACCTTCGCCGCCGAGGCGCTCGTGCGACCCGAGACGGTTCTGGATCGTCCCGTCGCCAAGCGCCTCGACCCCTCGGCGCAGCTGGCCATGGTCGCCGCCAAAGAGGCCTGGGAAGACGCGGGCTCGCCCGACGTCGACCCCGATCGCCTCGGCGTCGACTTCGCCACCGGCATCGGCGGCGTGTGGACGCTGCTCGACGCCTGGGACGTGCTGCGTGAGAAGGGCCCGCGTCGCGTCATGCCGATGACGGTGCCGATGCTCATGCCGAACGCGGCCGCCGGCAACCTCTCGCTGCACTTCAACGCCCGGGCGTTCGCGCGCACCGTGGCCTCGGCGTGCGCCTCGAGCACCGAGTCGATCGTGAACGCCGTGCAGCATATCCGCGACGGTCTGGCCGACGTCGTGATCGCGGGCGGAAGCGAGTCGGCGATCCACCCGATCACCATCGCCTCGTTCGCGTCGATGCAGGCGCTGTCGAAGCGCAACGACTCCCCCGAGACGGCCTCGCGTCCGGCGAGCATCGACCGTGACGGTTTTGTCATGGGCGAGGGCGCGGGCGTGCTGATCCTCGAGACCGAGGAGCACGCCCTGGCCCGCGGCGCCAAGATCTACGCCTCGATCGTGGGAGGCGGCGTCACCGCCGACTCGTACCACATCACCGCCAACGACCCCGAGGGCACGGGAGCCGCCCGCGCGGTGCGCCTGGCGCTCGAGATGGCGGGGGCATCGGCAGACGATGTCACGCACATCAACGCGCACGCCACCTCGACCCCCGTGGGCGACCCGAACGAATACAAGGCCCTCCACACGGTGTTCGGCGACCGGATCGACGAGATCCCCGTGTCGGCGACGAAGGCCTCGACGGGTCACCTGCTGGGTGGCACGGGAGCGCTCGAGGCCATCTTCACGGTGCTCGCGCTGAAGAACCGCGTCGCGCCTCCGACCATCAACCTCACCGAGCAGGACCCCGACGTGCCCTTCGCGCTCTCGGGTGCGCCGGTCGAGCTGGGCTCCGGCGACCAACTCGCGATCAGCAACTCGTTCGGCTTCGGCGGTCACAACGCCGTCGTCGCGATCGCCTCGGTCTGA
- a CDS encoding CNNM domain-containing protein: MNGWTVALITTALIVASAFFVIVEFALLAARRHRLEEEAATSASARSALRGVNELTVMLAFAQLGITACTFLLGAITKPAIDYALAPVLEQWGLPPVLSGVIAFMLALIVVTFLHLVIGEMAPKSWAIAHPETAAKATGILARALTWPLRPFLLWINHIANRLVKASGVEPVDKAAAGGQDADTIRELVAHSRRAGTLEKQYSEPIAQAIALGTLTVGDIVRTDRTPTSVAADATVADIQAVAASSTHLRILVGAGATSRVAHVRDTLTVDPTTPALEIAREPLVLEPSASAYDALARMRRGRVQLATVVDGERLIGVVTLDDLLREILPGAGETRSARTVGGAGPASRWAERDRCATRRERLARMRPLLVSNPPDQGLPSCPGDGSAAHATV; the protein is encoded by the coding sequence ATGAACGGCTGGACCGTCGCTCTCATCACCACCGCGCTCATCGTCGCGAGTGCGTTCTTCGTGATCGTCGAGTTCGCGCTGCTCGCCGCCCGACGTCACCGACTCGAAGAAGAGGCGGCGACCAGCGCCTCGGCGCGCTCTGCCCTGCGCGGCGTCAACGAGCTGACCGTCATGCTCGCCTTCGCGCAGTTGGGCATCACCGCCTGCACGTTCCTGCTCGGCGCGATCACCAAGCCGGCCATCGACTACGCCCTGGCACCGGTTCTCGAGCAGTGGGGGCTCCCTCCCGTTCTGTCCGGGGTCATCGCGTTCATGCTGGCGCTGATCGTGGTGACGTTCCTCCACCTCGTGATCGGCGAGATGGCGCCCAAGTCGTGGGCGATCGCCCACCCGGAGACGGCGGCGAAGGCCACCGGCATCCTGGCCCGCGCCCTCACCTGGCCGCTGCGCCCGTTCCTGCTGTGGATCAACCACATCGCCAACCGCCTCGTGAAGGCGTCGGGCGTGGAGCCCGTCGACAAGGCCGCCGCCGGTGGGCAGGATGCCGACACGATCCGCGAACTCGTGGCGCACTCGCGTCGGGCGGGCACGCTCGAGAAGCAGTACTCCGAGCCGATCGCGCAGGCAATCGCGCTGGGGACGCTGACGGTCGGCGACATCGTGCGCACCGATCGCACGCCGACGTCGGTCGCCGCGGATGCGACGGTCGCCGACATCCAGGCGGTCGCCGCCTCGTCGACGCACCTGCGCATCCTCGTCGGGGCGGGTGCGACGTCACGCGTCGCCCACGTGCGCGACACGCTCACCGTCGACCCGACGACCCCGGCGCTCGAGATCGCGCGCGAGCCCCTGGTGCTGGAGCCGTCGGCGTCGGCGTACGATGCTCTCGCGCGCATGCGGCGCGGGCGCGTGCAGTTGGCGACGGTCGTCGACGGCGAGCGTTTGATCGGGGTGGTCACCCTCGACGACCTGTTGCGCGAGATTCTGCCGGGCGCGGGGGAAACTCGTTCCGCTCGCACGGTAGGTGGTGCGGGTCCCGCGTCGCGTTGGGCGGAGCGGGACCGTTGCGCCACTCGTCGTGAGCGGTTGGCGCGCATGCGACCACTTCTCGTATCGAACCCGCCCGACCAGGGACTACCGTCCTGTCCGGGAGATGGTTCGGCAGCCCACGCGACGGTGTGA
- a CDS encoding DUF3145 domain-containing protein, translating to MAITSSRGVILIHSAPRALCPHLEWAVGRALGRAVNFDWAEQPVLTGSRRAEFYWEGPVGSGAALASAIRGWEHLRFEVSEDPTPRSDGGRWMHTPGLGIHYAQTDAAGNVVIGEDRVRYAMDVAGGDALELQRELDIALGSAWDEELEPFRHASDDQQIVWLHKVG from the coding sequence ATGGCGATCACGTCTTCGCGCGGAGTGATTCTGATCCACTCCGCGCCCCGCGCGTTGTGCCCCCACCTCGAGTGGGCGGTCGGACGCGCTCTCGGCCGCGCCGTCAACTTCGACTGGGCCGAACAGCCCGTGCTGACGGGCAGCCGCCGCGCGGAGTTCTACTGGGAGGGCCCGGTCGGATCCGGCGCCGCCCTGGCCAGTGCCATCCGCGGGTGGGAGCACCTGCGCTTCGAGGTGAGCGAAGATCCCACGCCCCGCAGCGACGGCGGCCGCTGGATGCACACGCCGGGTCTCGGCATCCACTACGCGCAGACGGACGCCGCGGGCAACGTCGTCATCGGCGAGGACCGCGTGCGCTACGCGATGGACGTCGCCGGCGGCGACGCCCTCGAGCTGCAGCGCGAACTCGACATCGCGCTCGGCTCCGCCTGGGACGAAGAGCTCGAACCTTTCCGCCACGCCAGCGACGACCAGCAGATCGTCTGGCTGCACAAGGTGGGGTGA
- a CDS encoding acyl carrier protein: MAFTNDEVLAGLAELITDETGISADEVALEKSFTDDLDIDSISMMTIVVNAEEKFGVTIPDDEVKNLKTVGDAVTFITSNQS, encoded by the coding sequence ATGGCATTCACCAACGACGAGGTTCTCGCCGGCCTTGCCGAGCTCATCACCGACGAGACCGGTATCTCGGCCGACGAGGTCGCCCTCGAGAAGTCGTTCACCGATGACCTCGACATCGACTCCATCTCGATGATGACGATCGTCGTCAACGCCGAGGAGAAGTTCGGCGTCACCATCCCCGACGACGAGGTCAAGAACCTCAAGACCGTCGGCGACGCTGTCACGTTCATCACGTCGAACCAGTCCTGA
- a CDS encoding ATP-binding cassette domain-containing protein, giving the protein MTAVIEVAGLHKRYRDAAALDDVSFRIEKDAIYGLLGRNGAGKTTLMSILTAQNFATEGSVRVFGEDPYENPRVLSRMCFVRESQKYPDDAKPAHAFAAAKIFFPNWDDDLAADLIRQFQIPVTRTIKKLSRGQLSAVGVVIGLASRAEITFFDEPYLGLDAVARQIFYDRLLEDYSSHPRTIILSSHLIDEVANLLERVIVLDGGRVVMDEDTDAVRERAATIVGDAAAVDAFCVGREVLHREALGGVASVTILGALTPGDRRALAEARLEVSPVSLQEFIVRATPHAASASAATLPEGALR; this is encoded by the coding sequence ATGACCGCTGTGATCGAGGTCGCCGGCCTCCACAAGCGCTACCGTGACGCCGCCGCCCTGGACGACGTGTCGTTCCGCATCGAGAAAGATGCCATCTACGGCCTGCTGGGGCGTAACGGCGCCGGCAAGACCACCCTGATGTCGATCCTGACCGCGCAGAACTTCGCCACCGAGGGGAGCGTGCGCGTGTTCGGCGAGGACCCGTACGAGAACCCGCGGGTGCTGTCGCGGATGTGCTTCGTGCGCGAGAGCCAGAAGTATCCCGATGATGCCAAGCCCGCCCACGCCTTCGCGGCCGCGAAGATCTTCTTCCCGAACTGGGACGACGACCTCGCCGCCGATCTCATCCGGCAGTTCCAGATCCCCGTGACTCGAACGATCAAAAAGCTCTCGCGTGGTCAGCTCTCGGCCGTGGGGGTCGTCATCGGCTTGGCATCGCGCGCCGAGATCACGTTCTTCGACGAGCCGTACCTCGGACTCGACGCGGTGGCCCGTCAGATCTTCTACGACCGTCTGCTCGAGGACTATTCCTCCCACCCGCGCACGATCATCCTCTCCAGTCACCTCATCGACGAGGTCGCCAACCTGCTCGAACGCGTCATCGTGCTCGACGGGGGCCGTGTGGTGATGGACGAAGACACCGATGCCGTGCGGGAGCGGGCCGCGACCATCGTCGGAGACGCCGCCGCCGTCGACGCCTTCTGCGTGGGCCGTGAGGTGCTGCACCGGGAAGCGCTCGGAGGCGTCGCCTCGGTCACGATCCTGGGCGCCCTGACCCCGGGCGACCGACGCGCCCTCGCCGAGGCGCGGCTCGAGGTCTCGCCCGTCTCGCTGCAGGAGTTCATCGTCCGCGCGACCCCGCACGCGGCGAGCGCGTCGGCCGCCACCCTTCCGGAAGGAGCGCTGCGATGA
- a CDS encoding response regulator transcription factor, whose product MSSAARVLVLDDDETIRVAVATALRADGFVAEAAPDGTDLAERLEMFRPDLVVLDWMMPGPSGIRLLPLVRSRSDAAVIMLTARDEVDDRLRGFAEGADDYVVKPFTMAELIARTSAVLRRRGRLPQTIEVADLVVDPDATTARRAGSSLDLTATEFRLLRLFAESRGRTLSKAQILTQVWGYDDYDPNLVEVHLSALRRKMEAHGPRLIHTVRGLGYRLSVTP is encoded by the coding sequence ATGTCCTCTGCTGCCCGCGTGCTCGTGCTCGACGACGACGAGACCATCCGCGTCGCCGTCGCGACCGCCCTGCGCGCCGACGGATTCGTCGCCGAGGCCGCGCCCGACGGCACCGACCTCGCCGAGCGCCTCGAGATGTTCCGCCCCGACCTGGTGGTGCTCGACTGGATGATGCCCGGGCCCTCCGGCATCCGGTTGCTTCCGCTCGTGCGCTCCCGCAGCGACGCGGCGGTCATCATGCTCACCGCCCGCGACGAGGTCGACGATCGTCTGCGCGGCTTCGCCGAGGGCGCCGACGATTACGTCGTGAAACCGTTCACCATGGCCGAGCTCATCGCGCGTACGAGCGCCGTGCTCCGTCGCCGCGGTCGTCTGCCGCAGACCATCGAGGTGGCCGACCTCGTGGTGGATCCGGATGCCACGACCGCGCGCCGCGCCGGATCGTCGCTCGATCTGACCGCGACGGAGTTCCGCCTGCTGCGGCTGTTCGCCGAGAGTCGTGGTCGCACGCTGTCGAAGGCGCAGATCCTGACGCAGGTGTGGGGGTACGACGACTACGACCCCAACCTGGTCGAGGTGCACCTGAGCGCGCTGCGCCGCAAGATGGAGGCGCACGGTCCCCGGCTCATCCACACCGTGCGCGGGCTCGGCTACCGCCTGAGCGTGACGCCGTGA
- a CDS encoding HAMP domain-containing sensor histidine kinase, translating to MSDTRPLRAGSLRRRTIVAVVALVALLLIVLSVVVDVALGARLRGQIEERLRDRAAAAASLVGTVDDEDLAERLSDQGLSVRIDSAGGDSVVAGPSPEQLRDGPPGPGGPGPAERSVPLPSASTDVSVVASAVTGDADLVTLTSTLSDGSTLSLTASAAGIGETLGQVRWIMAIASVGVLVVAAGAVTLVVRRTLQPLDRVSEVARSIGAGERGRRLHPTRSDTEIGRVATALDDMLDDVTGAEQSAREAEARLRVFLSDAAHELRTPVAGIRAAADTLVRADLDGPEREMLAAHVAREAQRASRLVDDLLTMARVDQGLELTRSSVDLRTIVAAEIERAQLVHPSLQVSSVVPDAAVPVRIDAGRIAQVLSNLVENAARATNGRGTVVVEAAVTGGAATVAVSDDGPGVPAEERERIFDRLVRLDAARSPSGGVGLGLPIARGIARAHGGEVRNVPRDAGARFELTLPVSD from the coding sequence GTGAGCGACACCCGGCCGCTGCGCGCGGGGTCGCTGCGGCGGCGCACCATCGTCGCGGTCGTCGCCCTCGTCGCGCTGCTGCTCATCGTGCTCTCGGTCGTCGTCGACGTCGCCCTCGGCGCCCGCCTGCGCGGCCAGATCGAGGAGCGCCTGCGCGACCGCGCCGCCGCGGCCGCCTCGCTCGTCGGCACGGTCGACGACGAGGACCTGGCCGAGCGACTGTCGGATCAGGGCCTGTCGGTGCGCATCGACAGCGCGGGCGGCGACTCGGTCGTCGCGGGGCCGAGCCCCGAGCAGCTGCGCGACGGGCCGCCCGGTCCCGGCGGCCCCGGTCCCGCCGAGCGGTCGGTGCCTCTCCCCTCGGCGTCGACCGACGTGAGCGTCGTCGCCTCGGCCGTCACGGGCGACGCCGACCTCGTGACGCTGACTTCCACGCTGAGCGACGGTTCCACACTGAGCCTCACGGCATCCGCCGCCGGGATCGGCGAGACGCTCGGCCAGGTGCGGTGGATCATGGCGATCGCCTCGGTCGGCGTGCTCGTGGTGGCCGCCGGAGCGGTGACCCTCGTCGTGCGTCGCACGCTGCAGCCCCTGGACCGGGTCTCGGAGGTGGCCCGCTCGATCGGAGCCGGTGAACGCGGGCGACGCCTGCACCCCACGCGATCCGACACCGAGATCGGTCGGGTCGCGACGGCACTCGACGACATGCTCGACGACGTCACGGGAGCCGAGCAATCCGCGCGCGAGGCCGAGGCCCGCCTGCGCGTGTTCCTCTCGGATGCCGCACACGAGCTGCGGACGCCGGTCGCCGGCATCCGCGCCGCCGCCGACACGCTGGTGCGGGCCGATCTCGACGGACCCGAGCGCGAGATGCTCGCCGCGCACGTCGCCCGCGAGGCCCAGCGCGCCTCCCGTCTGGTCGACGACCTGCTCACGATGGCCCGGGTGGATCAGGGGCTCGAGCTGACGCGGAGCTCTGTCGATCTGCGGACGATCGTGGCAGCCGAGATCGAACGCGCCCAGCTCGTGCACCCGTCGCTGCAGGTGTCGTCGGTGGTTCCGGATGCCGCCGTGCCGGTGCGCATCGACGCGGGGCGCATCGCGCAGGTCCTGTCGAACCTGGTCGAGAACGCCGCGCGCGCGACGAACGGGCGCGGCACGGTCGTCGTCGAGGCCGCGGTGACGGGCGGCGCCGCCACCGTCGCCGTCAGCGACGACGGTCCGGGCGTGCCGGCCGAGGAGCGGGAGCGCATCTTCGACCGTCTCGTGCGCCTGGACGCCGCGCGCTCGCCCTCGGGCGGCGTGGGCCTCGGCCTGCCCATCGCGCGCGGGATCGCCCGAGCGCACGGCGGTGAGGTACGAAACGTTCCCCGTGATGCCGGGGCGCGTTTCGAGCTGACGCTGCCGGTCTCGGACTGA
- a CDS encoding ACP S-malonyltransferase — protein MIIAVFPGQGSQTPGFLSPWLELDGARERLEAYSEQAGVDLVAAGTEWDADRIRDTSVAQPLIVAASLLSWSALTASDAPRPAGVAGHSVGEIAALAASGVIDEADALRLVGLRGRAMAEAASAVETGMSAVVGGDEAAVLERLEALGLTPANYNGGGQIVAAGELPALAELAADAPRGTRVIALQVAGAFHTRFMEPAVETLRAAAADVSVSDPSTTLWTNSDGTIVDQGRRALDLVVAQVASPVRWDRCMASFAEQGVTGIIELSPAGALTGLAKRALRGTPTVAVKTPDDLDAAVSLLKEDQA, from the coding sequence GTGATCATCGCCGTCTTCCCCGGGCAGGGCTCGCAGACTCCTGGGTTCCTCTCCCCCTGGCTCGAACTCGACGGAGCGCGGGAGCGCCTCGAGGCCTACTCCGAGCAGGCCGGCGTCGATCTCGTCGCCGCCGGAACCGAGTGGGACGCCGACCGTATCCGCGACACCAGCGTCGCGCAGCCGCTCATCGTCGCGGCGAGCCTGCTGTCGTGGTCGGCCCTGACGGCATCCGACGCCCCTCGACCCGCCGGTGTCGCGGGGCACTCCGTCGGAGAGATCGCCGCCCTCGCGGCATCCGGCGTCATCGACGAGGCCGACGCCCTGCGCCTGGTCGGACTGCGCGGGCGCGCCATGGCCGAGGCGGCCTCGGCCGTCGAGACGGGCATGAGCGCCGTGGTCGGCGGAGACGAGGCCGCCGTGCTCGAGCGTCTCGAAGCGCTCGGGCTCACCCCGGCCAACTACAACGGCGGCGGTCAGATCGTCGCCGCCGGCGAACTGCCCGCTCTGGCGGAGCTCGCCGCCGACGCCCCGCGCGGAACCCGGGTGATCGCCCTGCAGGTCGCCGGTGCGTTCCACACGCGCTTCATGGAACCCGCCGTCGAGACGCTGCGCGCCGCCGCCGCCGACGTGTCGGTGTCGGACCCCTCGACGACGCTCTGGACCAACTCCGACGGCACCATCGTCGACCAGGGGCGCCGCGCGCTCGACCTCGTCGTCGCCCAGGTGGCGTCGCCCGTGCGCTGGGACCGCTGCATGGCGTCGTTCGCCGAGCAGGGTGTGACCGGCATCATCGAACTCTCGCCCGCGGGCGCCCTGACCGGGCTCGCCAAGCGCGCCCTGCGTGGAACGCCGACCGTGGCGGTCAAGACCCCCGACGACCTCGACGCGGCCGTCTCACTCCTGAAAGAAGACCAGGCATGA
- a CDS encoding beta-ketoacyl-ACP synthase III yields the protein MSTPTLRQLQGPAHTRIYAYGAARGENFVPNDDLVGPIDSSDEWIRQRTGIVTRVRANAETDVIDLATDAAREAVERSGVAPADIDAVIVATISNPKQTPSASAIVADRIGANPAAAYDLNAACAGFAYGVAQADALVRGGLAKHVVVVGAEKLSDIVDPTDRSISFLLGDGAGAVVIGPSDTPGIGPTVWGSDGSKADAVGMNATLTQFRDGAAPWPTLRQEGPTVFRWAVWEMVKVARQAIEAAGIEPSDLAAFVPHQANMRIIDEFAKQLGLPETVVIGRDIETTGNTSAASIPLATHRLLEEHPELSGGLALQIGFGAGLVFGAQVVVLP from the coding sequence ATGAGCACCCCCACCCTCCGTCAGCTGCAGGGCCCCGCCCACACGCGCATCTACGCGTACGGCGCCGCGCGCGGCGAGAACTTCGTGCCGAACGACGACCTCGTCGGCCCCATCGACTCGAGCGACGAGTGGATCCGCCAGCGCACCGGCATCGTCACGCGCGTTCGTGCGAACGCCGAGACCGACGTCATCGACCTCGCCACCGATGCCGCCCGTGAGGCCGTCGAGAGGTCGGGCGTCGCGCCGGCCGACATCGACGCCGTGATCGTGGCGACCATCAGCAATCCCAAGCAGACGCCCTCGGCCTCGGCGATCGTCGCCGACCGGATCGGCGCCAACCCCGCGGCGGCCTACGACCTCAACGCGGCCTGCGCCGGCTTCGCCTACGGCGTCGCCCAGGCCGACGCCCTGGTGCGCGGCGGTCTCGCGAAGCACGTGGTCGTGGTGGGCGCCGAGAAGCTCAGCGACATCGTCGACCCCACCGACCGCAGCATCTCGTTCCTGCTCGGCGATGGTGCCGGCGCGGTCGTCATCGGCCCGAGCGACACCCCCGGCATCGGTCCCACCGTGTGGGGATCCGACGGATCGAAAGCGGATGCCGTGGGCATGAACGCCACGCTGACGCAGTTCCGCGACGGAGCCGCGCCGTGGCCGACGCTGCGCCAGGAGGGTCCCACCGTGTTCCGCTGGGCCGTCTGGGAGATGGTCAAGGTCGCGCGTCAGGCGATCGAGGCGGCCGGCATCGAGCCGTCGGACCTCGCCGCCTTCGTGCCGCACCAGGCGAACATGCGCATCATCGACGAGTTCGCCAAGCAGCTGGGTCTGCCCGAGACGGTGGTCATCGGCCGCGACATCGAGACCACGGGCAACACCTCCGCGGCATCCATCCCGCTCGCCACCCACCGCCTGCTCGAGGAGCACCCCGAGCTCAGCGGCGGGCTCGCCCTGCAGATCGGCTTCGGAGCCGGTCTCGTGTTCGGCGCGCAGGTCGTCGTCCTTCCCTGA
- a CDS encoding GntR family transcriptional regulator codes for MIDDGRALFLQIAESVEDAIVDGSLAEESRAPSTNELAAFHRINPATAAKGITMLVDKGVLQKRRGIGMFVAVGAREQLLGERRSAFADRFVEPLLTEARTLGLGPDDLADLIRERAALGSSPAHTNEGIAR; via the coding sequence ATGATCGACGACGGCCGAGCGCTGTTCCTCCAGATCGCCGAGAGCGTCGAGGACGCGATCGTCGACGGTTCGCTGGCCGAAGAGAGCCGTGCGCCCTCGACCAACGAACTGGCGGCGTTCCACCGCATCAACCCCGCCACCGCAGCGAAAGGAATCACCATGCTCGTCGACAAAGGCGTGCTGCAGAAGCGACGCGGCATCGGCATGTTCGTCGCGGTCGGAGCACGGGAACAGCTCCTGGGCGAGCGCCGCTCGGCATTCGCCGACCGCTTCGTCGAGCCCCTCCTCACCGAGGCCCGCACGCTGGGCCTCGGCCCCGACGATCTCGCCGACCTCATCCGCGAGCGCGCGGCGCTCGGCTCCTCCCCCGCCCACACCAACGAAGGGATCGCCCGATGA